The following proteins are encoded in a genomic region of Methanoculleus bourgensis MS2:
- a CDS encoding archaellin/type IV pilin N-terminal domain-containing protein, with translation MMKLLKNEDAFTGLEAAIVLIAFIVVAAVFSYVMLGAGFFATQEAQRTVHTGSQQASSSLEIIGNVYGRTTNTTVNATQQGYLEWIEFTVGNTAGGTPIDINQMLVTFVCGEEAQVIPFNGSASIKGVNGTSGKNNETGARDAIIAAANSTKEGAWGVIMTYNDIGINATNATENRNNLLEPGEQFVLAVAFPRNGEGPTVLTPNTRFSVNLQPAVGAAFPIKKTVPSSLYAVNII, from the coding sequence ATGATGAAACTACTTAAGAACGAAGATGCATTCACCGGGCTTGAGGCGGCGATCGTGCTGATCGCGTTCATCGTCGTGGCGGCGGTATTCTCGTACGTGATGCTCGGGGCCGGGTTCTTCGCGACCCAGGAGGCGCAGAGGACCGTGCACACCGGGTCGCAGCAGGCCAGCTCCAGCCTGGAGATCATCGGTAACGTCTATGGCAGGACTACGAACACAACTGTAAACGCTACTCAACAAGGATACTTGGAGTGGATCGAGTTTACCGTTGGAAATACCGCTGGCGGTACACCGATCGATATCAACCAGATGCTGGTGACGTTTGTCTGCGGAGAGGAAGCACAGGTCATACCGTTTAACGGTTCTGCCTCCATCAAAGGTGTTAATGGGACAAGTGGCAAGAATAACGAAACGGGGGCCAGGGACGCCATCATTGCTGCCGCCAACAGCACCAAAGAAGGCGCCTGGGGCGTCATTATGACGTACAATGACATTGGCATCAACGCGACTAATGCTACCGAGAACAGGAATAATCTCCTCGAACCTGGTGAGCAGTTTGTCCTGGCGGTCGCGTTCCCACGAAATGGTGAGGGGCCGACAGTGTTGACACCCAACACCCGGTTCTCCGTGAACCTCCAGCCGGCGGTCGGTGCTGCCTTCCCGATCAAGAAGACCGTGCCGTCGTCCCTGTACGCGGTAAACATCATCTAA
- a CDS encoding archaellin/type IV pilin N-terminal domain-containing protein, whose product MSKLVKNEDAFTGLEAAIVLIAFIVVAAVFSYVMLGAGFFATGEAQRVVDTGVAQASSAVELSGPVIVNGSADGNVTDIRFFLQLAAGGAPVDMQKVIFTVSTAKNMTTYQYANVSHTWYQDGVNKTDMNELLERFETVQIVIPGENDAGTLPVIEPNDRFTVEVKPDVGARLPINRIAPPDLKASHKYEVY is encoded by the coding sequence ATGAGTAAATTGGTGAAAAATGAAGATGCATTCACCGGGCTTGAGGCGGCGATTGTCCTGATCGCATTCATCGTCGTGGCCGCGGTCTTCTCATACGTGATGCTCGGCGCCGGGTTCTTCGCAACCGGCGAGGCGCAGAGGGTCGTGGATACGGGCGTGGCGCAGGCGAGTTCGGCCGTCGAGTTATCGGGGCCGGTGATCGTGAACGGGTCTGCTGATGGTAATGTGACCGATATAAGATTCTTCCTGCAGCTTGCTGCCGGGGGGGCACCGGTGGATATGCAGAAGGTAATCTTCACCGTATCGACGGCTAAGAATATGACGACCTACCAGTATGCAAATGTTAGCCATACTTGGTATCAGGATGGAGTTAATAAGACTGATATGAATGAATTGCTCGAAAGATTCGAGACTGTGCAGATCGTGATCCCGGGGGAGAATGATGCGGGAACACTACCCGTTATCGAACCGAACGACCGGTTCACCGTAGAGGTCAAGCCTGACGTCGGTGCGAGGCTCCCGATCAACCGGATAGCACCACCCGACTTGAAAGCGAGCCATAAATATGAGGTCTACTGA
- a CDS encoding GxxExxY protein: MNVEEVSAIVVDTAYHLHRALGPGLLESVYETILARMLEKRGLQVEQQKPVAFEFDGIHFNDGLRVDLLVAGCLVVELKSVEKIAPVHSKQVLTYLRLMQLPLGLLINFGAGTFKEGVKRIANNHTDFTSSRLRVNQQGMKDPGDE, translated from the coding sequence ATGAATGTGGAAGAGGTCTCGGCGATTGTCGTTGATACGGCGTACCACTTGCACCGGGCTCTGGGGCCTGGACTGCTCGAATCGGTCTATGAAACTATCCTTGCACGCATGCTGGAGAAGCGGGGATTGCAGGTGGAACAGCAGAAGCCTGTGGCGTTTGAATTTGACGGGATACATTTCAACGACGGCCTGCGGGTTGATTTACTGGTGGCAGGTTGTCTGGTGGTTGAGCTGAAATCTGTCGAAAAAATTGCCCCGGTTCATTCCAAGCAGGTACTGACCTACCTGCGGTTGATGCAACTCCCCCTGGGTCTGTTAATCAATTTCGGCGCGGGGACGTTCAAAGAAGGCGTGAAACGGATCGCTAACAACCACACAGACTTCACGTCTTCGCGTCTTCGTGTAAACCAACAGGGTATGAAAGACCCCGGGGATGAATAA
- a CDS encoding type II toxin-antitoxin system HicA family toxin, with the protein MSRRPVVSGLKVIKYLESLGYTCLRQTGSHVRMVTQNGDEKFHVVVPLHNELRVGTLYSILDEVSKATGIPRNELIDAIR; encoded by the coding sequence ATGTCAAGGCGACCAGTTGTTAGTGGACTTAAGGTCATCAAATACCTCGAATCCCTCGGTTACACATGCCTTCGACAAACAGGGAGTCATGTTCGAATGGTTACCCAAAATGGTGATGAAAAATTTCATGTTGTCGTTCCCCTGCACAACGAACTGAGAGTTGGAACACTATATTCAATACTCGACGAGGTTTCAAAAGCAACTGGAATCCCCCGGAATGAATTGATCGACGCAATCAGGTAA